The Anaerolineales bacterium region CCCTTACCGCGAAGACGACTTTGAAATTCTGCAGGCCACGCTGGGCGTGGCGGAGATGACCGCCTACCTGGGCGGGCCTGAAAGTGAAGAGAAGTTGCGCTCGCGTCACGCCCGCTATGTTGCATTACCAAACACCGGCCACAATGCCATGTATGTGATCTTGGCTGGCCCGCAAGAACAGCCCGCTGGCACTGTGGGTTACTGGGAGCACGAACACGACGGCCAGCAAGCCTGGGAGACAGGCTGGGCGGTTGTGCCGGCATGGCAGGGCCACGGCATCGCCACGCAGGCCACGCTGGCCGCGGCGGCGCTGGCGCATGCGCAACAGCGTCACCGCTATTTCTTCGCCTACCCCACAGTTGAAAACCTGGCATCCAACGCGGTCTCCCGCAAGGCTGGTTTCGAACTGCTCGGCACTAGCGCCTATGAATATCCCAAAGGTAATCCGATTATCTGTAACGTATGGCGGCTTGACCAGCAGACGCTGCCACACGCGGCGTGAATACAAGCAGAAACAAAATTCAGCTAGAATCGCAACCCCCTGCAGAAAGTTGGCAGAGTTCATCGGAGGATGAATGTCATTCAATGATCGTAAACGACTTGACCCATCACAAGTGCAAGACCGGCGCGGGCGCAGCACAGGCCGCACGGTGCTGGTAGGCGGAGGTGGGCTGGGTCTTATATTGCTGTTGGTTTCGATGTTCCTCGGCGTGGACCCTTCGGTTTTGCTCGGCGAGACTTCCTCAGGCTCGGATGGCTACTATCAGGACGCTGCAGACTTGGCCTCTGAATGCCAGACCGGCGCAGACGCCAACCAGCGCGAAGACTGTCAGCTGGTCGGTTTCGTCAACAGCATCCAAGCCTTCTGGACGAACGAACTGCCGGAGTATGGCATGAACTATGTGCCAGCCCAGACCGTGCTGTTCTCCGGTTCTACTGAAGCCGCGTGCGGCTTCGCATCCAGCGCCACAGGCCCGTTCTATTGCCCGCGCGACCAGATGGTCTATGTTGATCTGTCATTTTTTGAAACCATCATGGCGCGCCTTGGCGCGCAGGGTGGCCCCCTGGCCAATGCCTATGTGATCGCACATGAGTATGGACATCATGTCCAGAACCTGTTTGGTGTACTGAACACTTCGGGCGCCATCAGAGACACTGGCCCGGATAGCGAGATCGTCTTCACCGAGTTGCAGGCAGACTGCCTGGCCGGCATCTGGATGCATCACGCCACGCAAACCGGATACATCGCAAGCCTGACCCGCGAAGACATCATCCAAGCATTGGATGCGGCTGCCTCGATCGGCGACGACCGCATCCAGCAGCAGACGCAAGGTTACATCGTTCCCGACGCGTGGACGCATGGCTCATCCGAGCAACGCCTGGCGGCGTTGCAAGATGGTTTGCAGTCCGGCGACCTTGACTCCTGCAATAGCCCGGGATGGTAGCAAACTATAGCCAACAAAAAAAACCCTTTCCTCGAAAGGGCTTCTTTTTGATTCTCACAACGTTCATCGCTCTTTGAAGCTGGCGACCCATGCTGCGATAACGAACAGCAGCGCCGCCAACCCGTACAAGGCTAGATAGCCCAGAGTGCCGTCTGTGGTGAGCTTATTGAGCGGGTCGATCAGCAGGCCACCTAGCAGGCGCGCCACCGTGCCGCCAGCCGCCCCGGCAATGCCCGCCAGACCAATATAGCGCCCAGCCTCTGGCTTGGGCACGATATCGGTCAGTTGGGCGAAGTTGGCCGACAGGTAGGCGCCCGCCCCGCAGCCGATGAGGCCAGCGGCCAGGGTTAGCCAGCTGAGGTCACGCAGGAACAGCACCATCACCGTGCCCAGCGCGGCCATCAGGCAGGCGGCGATCACCACCGGCGCGCGGCCATGCCGGTCGGCCAGGCGGCCGGCGGGCACCGCCACCGCCAAGATCGCCCCACCCAGCACGATCGAAAGCCGCGCCAGGTAGCGCTGGGCTTCGGCTTCCGGGAGACCGACGACGTCCACCACGAACAGCAGCAGGAACTGGCTTAAGGTCACAAAGCCGATCCAGAACAGGAAGCGGTTGGCAAACCACCAGCGGAACGCAATTTGGCTGCGCCAGTCGAATCGGAAGCTGTCGATGTAGGTCTTGAGCAATGGCTCACGCACCGGCTCGCCTTGCTCATAGGGTTCATTACGCATGCCGAGCCAGGTGAACAGCAGCGCCAGCAGCAGCCCGGCCACCGGCACGGCCATGGCAGCGAATAGGGCGGTATCCCCCAGCGTAACTTGGCGCGAGAGCAGCTCGCCGGCGGCCAGGCGGCCCACCAGCACGGCCAGGATCTCGGTCAGCGATTTGAGGCCAGAGGCCAGGCCGCGTTGCGCCGCCGGGACGCGGTCCGCGTACAGCGCCTCCCAGGGGGCGAAGATGATGTTGTCGCCAAAGCGCCACAGCAGCACGCCCAGCACAAAGACCCACACCGCCGGAGCCAGGCCCACAGTGAACAGCCCGGCGATCATCAGCGGCACGCCGATCAGGAAGTATGGCAGGCGGCGGCCGAGCGGTGAACGGGTACGATCAGATAGTAGGCCGACCAGCGGCCCCATCAGCAGCACCAGCAGCGAGCCGGCGGCGGTGCTGAATCCGAGCAGGGTGTTGGGATTGTCAGGCGCAAGTTGCAGCACTTTGAATCCGTACAGCGCTGGGTCAAGCGTGTTGCTGAACAGAGTGAGAGCGAAGCCGAAGGACGCAATGGCGATGAGTTTCAGCAAAGATAGTGTTTGCATTCCAGGCGAGATTGTAAGGGCTAAACATCCACAGATGAAGACTGATGAACGCTGATTTAAGTTCATCTGTGTTCATCTGTGAACAATGCTGCGGTTAGAATATAAGCACACTACCGGTCTTTACATTCAAGGAGCATCCCCCATGTCCACATATGTCCCTGGCTTGCAAGGCGTCGTTGCCGTGCAGACCAACAAGAGCAAAGTAGACGGCCAGGCCGGCGAGCTGGTCATTGCTGGCTTTAAACTGGAGGAGATCGCCAGCCGCGCCAGTTTTGAAGAGATGGTCTATTTGTTGTGGTTCGACAGACTGCCCAATACGGCGGAGCTGAAAGCGTTCACCGAATCGCTCGCGCAGCTGCGCGCCCTGCCGGATGCCACCCTGGCGCTGCTGAAAGATGCCGCGAGTGCCAAGCTCGATCTGATGGACGCGCTACGCATGGCGACAGGCACGTTAGGCCTCGACGCGCCCGAGCAGGACGCTGATGAATGGCTGGCCAAACGCTTGCTGGCCACCTTCCCCACCATCGTGGCCGCCGCCTGGCGCCTCTCGAATGGCAAGGAAGCCATCGCACCCGACCCGAGCCTGGGTCATGCCGCCAACTATCTCTACATGCTGGAGGGGATGGCGCCCAGCGCGGCGCGCGTGCGTGGGCTGGAGACCTACCTCAATACCGTGATCGACCATGGCTCCAACGCGTCCACGTTCACGGCGCGGGTCATCATGTCAACCGGGACAGACTTCGTCTCGGCCATCGTGGGCGCCATCGGCGCGCTCAAAGGCCCGTTGCACGGCGGTGCGCCTGGCCCGGCGCTGGACATGGTCTTCGAGATCGGCACGGCCGAGAACGCCGAGCCGGTGCTGCGCAAGAAGTTGAGCGCGGGCGAGCTGTTGATGGGCTTTGGCCACCGCGTCTACAAGGTGCGCGACCCGCGTGCCGACGTGCTCTCCAAGGCGGCGCATGAGTTCTACGAAGCCGACGGCGACATGGCGCTCTACAACCTGGTGCAGGATGTGGAGAAGACCGCCATCCGTCTGCTGGAGGAGTACAAACCCGGCCGCAACCTGCAAACCAACGTGGAGTTCTATACCGCCCTGCTACTGCACGGGTTGGACTTCCCCATTCCGTTGTTCACGCCCACCTTCGCGGTCAGCCGCGTGGGCGGCTGGCTTGCGCACTGCTTCGAGCAGCGCGCCGAGGGCCGCATCATCCGCCCGCAGTCAGAGTACACGGGTGTGGATGATAGGAAATGGGTGCCGGTCAACGACAGATAAGCAACAGCGCAAAACAAACGAGACTTTTATTGCCTAAAGGATTCCTCGGCTGTATCGCTTTTAGCATCATTGCTGCTTGGGTATGCCGCCTCGGAATGACGGTAGGCAACAAAAAAGAGCCGCTTTTCAGCGGCTGTTTTTTAGCTAACGGTTGTGGGCTGGCGCAAGATCTTGTCCATGGCTTTGCCCTTGGCAAGCTCGTCTACGAGCTTGTCAAGGTAACGCATCTCTTTCATCAGCGGGTCTTCGATCTCTTCCAGGCGCACGCCGCAGATCACGCCGGTGATCAAGGCGCGGGCCGGGTTCATGTCCGGCGCTTCGGCAAAGAAGGTCTCGAAGGTCGTCTCGCGCTTGATCTGTGAGTCCACCTGCTTCTTGTTGTAGCCAGTCAACCATTGGATGATCTTGTCAAGCTCGGCCTTGGTGCGGCCTTTCTTCTCGGCCTTTTGCACGTACATGGGGTACACGCTGGCAAAGGTGATCTTGTAGACGCGCGGGTTAAAGGTCTTGGCCATGGCTTCTCCGTATAGCTTAAATTCTACTCTAGCCGCCGAACAGGCCGCCGATCACTTCGCCGGCGACGCCGCCACCAGACTTGCCCTTGCCGCGCTTGGCGCCAGCCAGAATGCGGTCAGCCAGGCGCGAAAGCGGCAGGCTCTGCAAGTACACCTTGCCCGGCCCGGTCAGCTGCGCCAGGAACAGGCCTTCGCCGGCGAAGAGAGCGTTAGTGAAGCCGCGCATCATCTTGATGTCATAGTCCACACTGGGGGCGAAGGCCACCAGGCAGCCGGTATCCACCCGCAGGGTTTCGCCCGCGGCGAGGGTCTTCTCGATCAGGGTGCCGCCTGCGTGCACCCAGGCCATGCCTGCGCCCTCGAGGCGTTGGAGGATGAAACCTTCGCCGCCGAAGAGGCCGGCGCCGAGGCGCTTGGTGAAGGCGATCTCGATCTCGACGCTGGTGTCCGCGCACAGGAACGAATCCTTCTGGCAGATGAACTTGCCGCCCTCAGCGGTGAGGTTGATGGGCAGGATGCTGCCAGGGTACGGGGCTGCAAAGGCCACGTGCGAGACGGCTTGGCTGGCATTCGTGAAGGTGGAGATGAAGAAACTCTCCCCGGTGAACATGCGCTTGAGGCCTTTGAAGATGCCGCCCACCCCGGTTTGCATCTCCACCCCGCTCTCCATATAAGTCATGGTGCCTGCTTCGCCGCGCACCGCCTCGCCGGGGTCAAGCTCGATCTCTAGCAGTTGCAGATCATCCCCATAGATCTTGTAAGCGATTTCGTTTGGCATTGCTCTCCTCTTTTCTATTATGAGAATCACCCACAGCGGGGAGCGCTTTGGTTCTTCTCAGTCAAGTCGCTTGACGCAAAATGCACACGTATGCATCCGAGTATATACGGCGATGATGAGTTTGAGTTTCATGCGCTTCTCAGCAAAGGCTCATTTGCAACCCTTGACGAACGAAGCATTTATTCTATAAAATAGAAAAATAACGCAGATGAAGATACTAACCCGTACTGAAGAAACGATCATGCTGGCTGTGAGGGCTTTGGCGCCCGAGGCGTATGGTTTGGCGCTCGGCGAACACCTGAAGCGGCTGACCGGCAAGCGCTGGTCCGTCGGCGCGATCTACATTCCGCTGGAGCGCCTGGAGCAGCGCGGCCTGCTGGCCGTACGCGAGGGCGAACCAACCCCGCAACGCGGCGGCCGCAGCAAGCGCTATTACTCGCTGACCCCCAAGGGCCTGAAAGCGCTCAACGAAGCCCGGCAGCTGCATGAAGCGCTGTGGGCGGCGATCCCCAGCAGCGAGCAGGGACTCTCATGAAGCGGCCCAGCCTGCAACCGCCTGCGCTGGCGGCGCGGCTGCTGCGCAGCGTGCTGCCAGCGCCGAGCTGTGAAGCCATCCTGGGCGATATGCACGAAACCTTCGTGCATATCGCGGGCGAACACGGCCTGCCGGCAGCACAGTTCTGGTATTGGAAGGAAGCCTTGATGGCGTTGCCGGGCTTCACCCTGCTTGCTTTACAAAACACGCGCACTCGGAGGCAAACTGTGAACGGAAACTTGGTTAGCGAAAACTGGCTTGACAATGGCCGCAAGGCTGCGGCGCTTGGGTTGCTGCTGCTTGTGCCCGCCCTGATCGTAGAAGGCTTTGCGGTGGCGTATGTACTCTCGGGCCAGCCGCTAGCGATGGTGATGAACACCCCTGGACTTTCGCATTTGATGGCTGCGATGGAAAGCGGCGCACTCAATGTGGCCGGTGTGCAGCTGCCGATCGGCATTCTGGTGCTGGCGGGCATTCTGCTGGCGGCGGTGATCAACTTCTTTGCGGTGGTGCAGATCAAGCTGGAGACAGTGGAAGACGGCTACAAGGCCACCGTGACGGCGCGGCGCAAGCTGTGGAACCTGCTGCTGCTGGCGCTGGTGGCGGTATTGCTGCTGGGCATGGATTGGCTAATCACGTAGTATTTACGCAAACTCAGCAAAGCCCCAGGTTGCGCCTGGGGCTTTGCTTTTTAAGCCTGCGCATCTGCCTGAATTGAGAAAAGGCCCAAAATCGGCTAAACTTGATTTCCAGGAGACGCTCA contains the following coding sequences:
- a CDS encoding GNAT family N-acetyltransferase, which codes for PYREDDFEILQATLGVAEMTAYLGGPESEEKLRSRHARYVALPNTGHNAMYVILAGPQEQPAGTVGYWEHEHDGQQAWETGWAVVPAWQGHGIATQATLAAAALAHAQQRHRYFFAYPTVENLASNAVSRKAGFELLGTSAYEYPKGNPIICNVWRLDQQTLPHAA
- a CDS encoding neutral zinc metallopeptidase — protein: MSFNDRKRLDPSQVQDRRGRSTGRTVLVGGGGLGLILLLVSMFLGVDPSVLLGETSSGSDGYYQDAADLASECQTGADANQREDCQLVGFVNSIQAFWTNELPEYGMNYVPAQTVLFSGSTEAACGFASSATGPFYCPRDQMVYVDLSFFETIMARLGAQGGPLANAYVIAHEYGHHVQNLFGVLNTSGAIRDTGPDSEIVFTELQADCLAGIWMHHATQTGYIASLTREDIIQALDAAASIGDDRIQQQTQGYIVPDAWTHGSSEQRLAALQDGLQSGDLDSCNSPGW
- a CDS encoding MFS transporter, with protein sequence MQTLSLLKLIAIASFGFALTLFSNTLDPALYGFKVLQLAPDNPNTLLGFSTAAGSLLVLLMGPLVGLLSDRTRSPLGRRLPYFLIGVPLMIAGLFTVGLAPAVWVFVLGVLLWRFGDNIIFAPWEALYADRVPAAQRGLASGLKSLTEILAVLVGRLAAGELLSRQVTLGDTALFAAMAVPVAGLLLALLFTWLGMRNEPYEQGEPVREPLLKTYIDSFRFDWRSQIAFRWWFANRFLFWIGFVTLSQFLLLFVVDVVGLPEAEAQRYLARLSIVLGGAILAVAVPAGRLADRHGRAPVVIAACLMAALGTVMVLFLRDLSWLTLAAGLIGCGAGAYLSANFAQLTDIVPKPEAGRYIGLAGIAGAAGGTVARLLGGLLIDPLNKLTTDGTLGYLALYGLAALLFVIAAWVASFKER
- a CDS encoding citrate synthase/methylcitrate synthase, translated to MSTYVPGLQGVVAVQTNKSKVDGQAGELVIAGFKLEEIASRASFEEMVYLLWFDRLPNTAELKAFTESLAQLRALPDATLALLKDAASAKLDLMDALRMATGTLGLDAPEQDADEWLAKRLLATFPTIVAAAWRLSNGKEAIAPDPSLGHAANYLYMLEGMAPSAARVRGLETYLNTVIDHGSNASTFTARVIMSTGTDFVSAIVGAIGALKGPLHGGAPGPALDMVFEIGTAENAEPVLRKKLSAGELLMGFGHRVYKVRDPRADVLSKAAHEFYEADGDMALYNLVQDVEKTAIRLLEEYKPGRNLQTNVEFYTALLLHGLDFPIPLFTPTFAVSRVGGWLAHCFEQRAEGRIIRPQSEYTGVDDRKWVPVNDR
- a CDS encoding DUF2200 domain-containing protein gives rise to the protein MAKTFNPRVYKITFASVYPMYVQKAEKKGRTKAELDKIIQWLTGYNKKQVDSQIKRETTFETFFAEAPDMNPARALITGVICGVRLEEIEDPLMKEMRYLDKLVDELAKGKAMDKILRQPTTVS
- a CDS encoding TIGR00266 family protein, which translates into the protein MPNEIAYKIYGDDLQLLEIELDPGEAVRGEAGTMTYMESGVEMQTGVGGIFKGLKRMFTGESFFISTFTNASQAVSHVAFAAPYPGSILPINLTAEGGKFICQKDSFLCADTSVEIEIAFTKRLGAGLFGGEGFILQRLEGAGMAWVHAGGTLIEKTLAAGETLRVDTGCLVAFAPSVDYDIKMMRGFTNALFAGEGLFLAQLTGPGKVYLQSLPLSRLADRILAGAKRGKGKSGGGVAGEVIGGLFGG
- a CDS encoding PadR family transcriptional regulator — protein: MKILTRTEETIMLAVRALAPEAYGLALGEHLKRLTGKRWSVGAIYIPLERLEQRGLLAVREGEPTPQRGGRSKRYYSLTPKGLKALNEARQLHEALWAAIPSSEQGLS